The Flavobacterium commune genome contains a region encoding:
- a CDS encoding 1-acyl-sn-glycerol-3-phosphate acyltransferase, whose translation MQKFDEIRPYYDSEINKAIKKVLHHPMLKSLMNFSFPDVADEVWKEQLLKTHSIRDFQCNFIYQSVQKVLEKSSEGLMTAGFEHLEPNTPYLFISNHRDILLDTTLLNATLFEHDLVMTASAIGDNLVKQPFLNVLAKLNRNFLVQRGLGPREMLQSSKTLSEYISQLLQHENRSVWIAQREGRTKDGNDATNPGVLKMIGMASDEANLMDYFKKLKIVPVSISYEYDPTDALKMPQLLAEANNEVYVKEENEDFMTILSGALGPKKRIFIHIGKVLDTEIDAIKAENDNVNKQIQALAQAIDDSILTSYKLWPTNYIAYDILHKTDKYSHLYTENEKAVFERRLEKRIDAENPIALQGILAMYANPVVNKLKYTHELKD comes from the coding sequence ATGCAAAAGTTTGACGAGATTCGGCCTTATTATGATTCCGAAATAAATAAAGCGATAAAAAAAGTGCTTCATCACCCGATGTTGAAGTCATTGATGAATTTTTCTTTTCCTGATGTAGCCGATGAAGTTTGGAAAGAACAATTGCTAAAAACGCATTCTATTCGTGATTTCCAATGTAATTTTATATACCAGTCGGTTCAAAAAGTATTAGAAAAAAGTTCAGAAGGCTTGATGACTGCGGGCTTTGAACACTTAGAGCCTAATACTCCTTATTTGTTTATCTCTAATCACAGAGATATTTTATTAGATACCACTTTGTTGAATGCCACTTTGTTTGAGCACGATTTGGTAATGACTGCTTCGGCTATTGGGGATAATTTGGTTAAACAACCTTTTTTGAATGTGTTGGCTAAATTGAATCGAAATTTCCTGGTTCAGCGCGGTTTAGGACCAAGAGAGATGTTGCAGAGTTCTAAAACATTGTCAGAATATATCAGTCAGTTGTTGCAACACGAGAACCGTTCGGTTTGGATTGCACAACGTGAAGGACGAACCAAAGATGGAAATGATGCGACCAATCCGGGAGTATTGAAAATGATAGGAATGGCTTCGGATGAAGCTAATTTGATGGATTACTTCAAAAAATTGAAGATTGTTCCTGTTTCTATTTCTTATGAATATGATCCTACCGATGCTTTAAAAATGCCTCAATTATTGGCGGAAGCCAATAATGAAGTCTATGTCAAAGAAGAGAATGAAGATTTTATGACCATTTTGAGTGGTGCTTTAGGACCTAAAAAACGAATTTTTATCCATATAGGGAAAGTTTTAGATACTGAAATTGATGCCATAAAAGCAGAAAACGATAATGTAAATAAACAAATTCAGGCTTTGGCGCAAGCCATAGACGATTCGATTTTGACCAGCTATAAATTGTGGCCTACTAATTATATTGCTTACGATATTTTACATAAAACCGATAAATATTCGCATTTATATACTGAAAACGAAAAAGCAGTTTTCGAACGAAGATTAGAAAAACGAATCGATGCAGAAAATCCTATTGCATTGCAGGGAATATTGGCTATGTATGCCAATCCGGTAGTCAATAAACTGAAATACACCCATGAACTCAAGGACTAA
- a CDS encoding TatD family hydrolase, producing the protein METKPIITDTHAHLYSEEFDQDRDEMMQRALAAGVTRFFIPAIDSAYTEAMYDLEQKYPENVFLMTGVHPTHVKDNYLDELQFVEEELKKRKFYAIGEIGVDLYWDKTHLKEQQLAFKRQIQLAKEYQLPIVIHCRDAFDEVFAVLEEEKSADLFGIFHCFSGTYEQSLQALSYNMKLGIGGVVTFKNGKIDQFLNKIDLKHIVLETDAPYLAPVPFRGKRNESSYLVNVIDKLSHIYGISAEEIAKITTENSKAIFGI; encoded by the coding sequence TTGGAAACAAAACCCATAATTACCGATACCCACGCACATTTATACAGCGAAGAATTTGATCAGGACAGAGACGAAATGATGCAACGCGCCTTAGCGGCTGGTGTGACTCGTTTTTTTATTCCGGCAATCGATTCGGCTTATACTGAAGCCATGTATGATTTGGAACAAAAATATCCCGAAAATGTTTTTTTAATGACTGGAGTGCATCCTACGCATGTGAAGGATAATTATCTGGACGAATTGCAATTTGTTGAAGAGGAATTAAAGAAGAGAAAATTCTATGCTATTGGAGAAATTGGAGTCGATTTATATTGGGATAAAACCCATTTAAAAGAGCAGCAATTGGCTTTCAAACGCCAAATCCAACTGGCAAAAGAATACCAATTACCTATTGTGATTCATTGTCGTGATGCCTTTGATGAAGTTTTTGCAGTTTTAGAAGAAGAAAAATCGGCTGATTTGTTTGGAATTTTTCATTGTTTTTCGGGGACTTACGAGCAGTCTTTGCAAGCTTTGTCTTATAATATGAAATTGGGAATTGGTGGTGTAGTGACTTTTAAAAATGGTAAGATAGACCAGTTTTTGAATAAAATAGATTTAAAACACATTGTTTTAGAAACCGATGCGCCTTATCTGGCTCCGGTTCCTTTTAGAGGGAAAAGAAACGAAAGTAGTTATCTGGTGAATGTAATTGATAAGTTATCACATATTTACGGAATTTCAGCAGAGGAAATAGCGAAAATCACTACTGAAAATTCGAAAGCAATTTTTGGGATTTAA
- a CDS encoding tetratricopeptide repeat protein codes for MKEEKYIVFDQYLQGELSDEARLDFEKQLSENEELASEFETFKEVQIQLETKFDFAADREAFTANLKVISKEHFKADKSKVISIKPWAYLVAASVAILFGLFLFNPSDPNFEDYNQYENAYLTERSEGVDNLKKAEEAFNAKNYKAAIPFFEAILRENKTVEVQYFYGISLLENNQIKQAEAEFNSIKSGNSIYKNKAIYALALVKLKQKNYKACKEILLTIPPDYENYDKVQELLDKLD; via the coding sequence ATGAAAGAAGAGAAATATATAGTATTCGATCAATACCTTCAAGGCGAATTGTCGGACGAAGCCCGATTGGATTTTGAAAAACAGCTTTCAGAAAATGAAGAACTGGCATCGGAATTTGAAACTTTCAAAGAAGTACAAATACAGTTAGAAACAAAATTTGATTTCGCAGCTGACAGAGAGGCTTTCACAGCAAATCTAAAAGTGATTTCGAAAGAACATTTTAAAGCAGATAAATCGAAGGTGATTTCAATTAAACCCTGGGCTTATCTGGTTGCTGCCTCGGTGGCGATTTTGTTTGGATTATTTTTGTTTAATCCTTCTGACCCCAATTTTGAAGATTACAATCAATATGAAAACGCTTATTTGACCGAAAGAAGCGAAGGAGTTGATAATCTAAAAAAGGCTGAAGAAGCTTTTAATGCTAAGAATTACAAAGCTGCGATTCCGTTTTTTGAGGCTATTTTGAGAGAAAATAAAACCGTAGAAGTTCAGTATTTTTATGGGATTTCTTTATTGGAAAACAATCAAATTAAGCAAGCCGAGGCTGAGTTTAACTCGATAAAATCAGGGAATTCTATTTATAAAAACAAGGCGATTTATGCTTTGGCTTTGGTCAAATTAAAACAAAAAAACTATAAGGCTTGTAAAGAAATCCTGTTGACGATTCCTCCCGATTATGAGAATTATGATAAGGTTCAGGAATTATTGGATAAGTTGGATTAA
- a CDS encoding RNA polymerase sigma factor: MSENKIHPDQYFIEGLANNDSAIIRSIYKKFVPKVVSYIRNNSGDEDQAQDVVQEILILLFNQAKAKQLQLSCPFDAYFFLLCKRKWLNELKKASNKGVTIQDDLTSTNEPTEEMVTQTEIFEEKQQLFDMMFQRLGEKCQEVLKWSFTLKSMEEVAMKLNVTYGYVRKKKSLCTGQLTQWIQEHSSFKTLKI; this comes from the coding sequence ATGTCAGAAAACAAAATTCATCCGGATCAGTATTTTATCGAAGGATTAGCGAATAATGATTCGGCGATTATTCGGTCTATTTACAAAAAGTTTGTTCCCAAAGTGGTTTCCTATATCAGGAACAATTCGGGCGATGAAGATCAGGCTCAGGATGTGGTCCAGGAGATCCTAATTTTGTTGTTTAATCAGGCAAAAGCAAAGCAGCTACAACTGAGTTGTCCTTTTGATGCTTACTTTTTTTTGTTGTGCAAAAGAAAATGGCTTAACGAATTAAAAAAAGCGTCGAATAAAGGGGTAACAATTCAGGATGATTTGACATCTACTAATGAACCCACGGAAGAGATGGTGACACAAACAGAAATATTTGAAGAAAAACAACAGCTTTTTGATATGATGTTTCAAAGATTAGGCGAAAAATGCCAGGAAGTTTTAAAGTGGAGTTTTACTTTGAAATCCATGGAAGAAGTAGCCATGAAACTTAACGTAACCTATGGTTATGTTAGGAAGAAAAAATCCTTGTGTACGGGTCAGCTTACCCAATGGATTCAGGAACACAGTAGTTTTAAAACATTAAAAATTTAA